The following are encoded together in the Bacteroidota bacterium genome:
- a CDS encoding GyrI-like domain-containing protein: MQTKIINPINLLYYSTETKVTDLAQYVGVIADRLYADALKNNMRIVGPPYWLYDGFTGDEAQLFSLEIAIPVEAFPENYTGEFATKSTEEFKCVWAIHEGEWTKIPETYGKLFGYMGQNGLTPTYKNREIYIHSDLDAPESMITLIQVGIE; this comes from the coding sequence ATGCAAACTAAAATAATCAACCCTATTAATCTGCTTTATTACAGCACTGAAACTAAGGTAACAGACCTTGCCCAATACGTTGGGGTAATTGCCGATCGTTTGTACGCTGATGCGCTTAAAAACAATATGCGCATTGTAGGTCCTCCCTATTGGCTCTATGATGGATTTACTGGCGATGAAGCTCAATTATTCTCACTTGAAATTGCAATACCTGTTGAAGCATTCCCAGAGAATTACACGGGCGAATTTGCCACTAAAAGCACTGAAGAATTTAAGTGCGTATGGGCGATACACGAAGGCGAGTGGACAAAAATCCCCGAAACATACGGTAAACTGTTTGGCTATATGGGTCAGAATGGTTTAACGCCTACCTACAAAAACCGAGAGATTTATATCCACTCTGATTTGGATGCCCCTGAAAGTAT
- the rpsS gene encoding 30S ribosomal protein S19 — protein sequence MARSLKKGPFVDWKLERKVFQMTEGKKKSVIKTWSRRSMITPDFVGHTFAVHNGNKFIPVYVTENMVGHKLGEFAPTRTFKTHPVK from the coding sequence ATGGCACGTTCACTTAAAAAAGGACCTTTTGTAGACTGGAAATTGGAGCGCAAAGTGTTTCAAATGACAGAAGGCAAAAAGAAATCAGTAATCAAAACATGGTCTCGCCGCAGCATGATTACACCTGATTTCGTAGGCCACACTTTTGCCGTTCATAATGGCAATAAGTTTATCCCCGTATATGTTACCGAAAACATGGTAGGCCACAAGTTGGGTGAATTTGCACCCACCCGTACATTTAAGACTCACCCTGTTAAGTAA
- the fusA gene encoding elongation factor G has protein sequence MSRDLKYVRNIGIAAHIDAGKTTTTERILYYAGVNHKIGEVHDGAATMDWMVQEQERGITITSAATTVFWNYLDNKYQINIIDTPGHVDFTVEVNRSLRVLDGLVFLFSAVDGVEPQSETNWRLANNYNVARIGFVNKMDRAGADFLAVVKQVRDMLGSNAIPLQLPIGAEDEFTGVVDLINFRGMVWNEHDKGMTYEVVPIPADMVDEATEWREKLLEAVSEYDDRLMEKFFDDPTSITEREILDALRKATLDMKIVPMVCGSSFKNKGVQTMLDLVMELMPSPLDRDNVKGTDPDTGAEISFKPSESEPFSALAFKIATDPYVGRLCFIRVYSGVLTAGSYVYNTRSGNKERISRIFQMHANKQNPIDKLGAGDIGAAVGFKDIKTGDTLCDESRKIVLEAMDFPEPVIGLAIEPKTQADVDKLGVALAKLTEEDPTFRAQTDQDTGQTIVSGMGELHLEIILDRLKREFKVECNQGAPQVAYKEAITGNYTHREVYKKQSGGRGKFADIMFEVMPADADHKGGLQFVNEIVGGSIPKEFIPAVQKGFAAAMSNGVLAGYPVDSLKVRLFDGSFHAVDSDSLSFELAAKMGYKDACAKARPVLLEPIMKLEVITPEEYMGDVMGDLNKRRGQMEGVDTRAGAQVIKAKVPLSEMFGYVTTLRTITSGRATSTMEFSHYEEAPRNVTEEVLAKVKGKSVNA, from the coding sequence ATGTCACGCGACTTAAAATACGTTAGGAACATCGGTATCGCTGCTCACATTGATGCCGGTAAAACAACTACTACAGAACGTATTTTGTATTATGCCGGTGTAAACCACAAGATTGGTGAAGTACACGATGGCGCAGCCACTATGGACTGGATGGTACAAGAACAAGAAAGAGGTATCACCATTACTTCGGCTGCTACTACTGTATTTTGGAACTACCTTGACAACAAATACCAAATTAACATTATCGATACTCCCGGTCACGTGGATTTTACCGTTGAGGTAAACCGCTCACTTAGGGTATTGGATGGTTTGGTGTTTTTGTTTAGCGCAGTTGATGGTGTTGAGCCTCAATCTGAAACTAACTGGCGTTTGGCTAACAACTATAACGTTGCCCGTATCGGTTTCGTTAACAAAATGGATCGTGCCGGTGCTGACTTTTTAGCTGTTGTTAAACAAGTTCGTGATATGTTGGGTAGCAATGCAATTCCTTTGCAATTACCCATCGGTGCTGAAGATGAGTTTACAGGTGTTGTTGATTTGATCAACTTCCGTGGTATGGTGTGGAACGAACACGACAAAGGTATGACCTATGAAGTAGTTCCTATCCCTGCTGATATGGTAGATGAAGCTACTGAATGGCGCGAAAAATTATTGGAAGCCGTATCTGAATACGACGACCGTTTGATGGAGAAATTCTTTGATGATCCTACATCAATCACCGAGCGTGAAATTTTGGATGCTCTTCGCAAAGCTACTCTAGATATGAAAATCGTTCCTATGGTGTGCGGTTCATCATTCAAAAACAAAGGTGTGCAAACAATGCTTGACCTTGTTATGGAATTGATGCCTAGCCCACTTGATAGGGACAACGTTAAAGGTACTGACCCTGATACCGGTGCTGAAATTTCGTTTAAGCCTAGCGAAAGCGAACCATTTTCTGCTCTAGCGTTCAAAATTGCCACTGACCCTTATGTAGGCCGTTTGTGCTTCATTCGTGTGTACTCTGGTGTTTTGACTGCCGGGTCATACGTTTACAATACTCGTTCAGGTAACAAAGAGCGTATCTCACGTATATTCCAAATGCACGCCAACAAACAAAATCCAATCGATAAATTGGGTGCTGGTGATATTGGTGCTGCTGTTGGTTTTAAAGATATCAAAACAGGTGATACTCTTTGCGACGAAAGCCGCAAAATTGTATTGGAAGCAATGGATTTCCCAGAGCCTGTTATCGGGTTGGCAATTGAGCCTAAAACTCAGGCCGACGTTGATAAACTAGGTGTAGCTTTGGCTAAACTAACTGAAGAAGATCCTACTTTCCGTGCACAAACCGATCAAGATACAGGTCAAACCATCGTATCAGGTATGGGTGAATTGCACTTGGAAATTATCCTTGACCGCTTGAAACGTGAATTCAAAGTAGAGTGTAACCAAGGTGCTCCTCAGGTAGCATACAAAGAAGCTATCACCGGTAACTATACTCACCGCGAGGTTTACAAAAAACAATCAGGTGGTCGTGGTAAATTCGCTGATATCATGTTCGAAGTGATGCCTGCTGATGCTGATCACAAAGGTGGTTTGCAATTTGTAAACGAAATCGTTGGTGGTTCTATCCCCAAAGAATTTATACCCGCAGTACAAAAAGGTTTTGCTGCAGCAATGTCAAATGGTGTATTAGCAGGTTACCCTGTAGATAGCCTTAAAGTTCGCTTGTTTGACGGTTCATTCCACGCAGTTGACTCGGATTCGTTGTCATTTGAATTGGCAGCTAAAATGGGTTACAAAGACGCGTGTGCAAAAGCAAGGCCAGTACTACTAGAACCTATTATGAAATTGGAGGTAATTACTCCTGAAGAGTACATGGGTGATGTAATGGGTGATTTGAACAAACGCCGCGGACAAATGGAAGGTGTTGATACTCGTGCCGGTGCACAGGTTATCAAAGCTAAAGTTCCCCTTTCAGAAATGTTTGGTTATGTAACAACTTTGCGTACCATCACTTCAGGTCGTGCTACCTCAACTATGGAGTTCTCTCATTACGAAGAAGCTCCTCGTAACGTAACTGAGGAAGTATTGGCAAAAGTTAAAGGAAAATCAGTAAACGCTTAA
- the rpsG gene encoding 30S ribosomal protein S7 translates to MRKTKAKKRILAPDPQYNDILVTRFINNMMYDGKKQLAFALFYKALEIVEGKIQERGIDVWKKALNNVMPSVEVKARRVGGATFQIPIEVPAERKIVQGMKWMIEYSRKRNEKSYPEKLAAEIIAASKGEGASVKKRDDTHRMAEANKAFSHFRV, encoded by the coding sequence ATGAGAAAAACCAAAGCGAAGAAAAGAATATTGGCGCCAGACCCCCAGTATAACGATATATTGGTGACCCGCTTTATAAACAACATGATGTATGATGGCAAAAAACAACTTGCCTTTGCATTGTTTTATAAAGCTTTAGAAATCGTTGAAGGCAAAATTCAAGAGAGGGGTATCGACGTATGGAAGAAAGCCCTAAACAACGTAATGCCATCAGTAGAAGTTAAAGCCCGCAGGGTGGGTGGTGCTACATTCCAAATTCCTATTGAAGTGCCCGCAGAAAGGAAAATAGTGCAAGGCATGAAGTGGATGATTGAGTACTCACGCAAACGCAACGAGAAATCATATCCCGAAAAACTAGCTGCTGAAATTATTGCCGCTTCAAAAGGTGAAGGTGCTTCAGTGAAGAAAAGGGACGACACACACCGTATGGCTGAAGCAAACAAAGCTTTCTCACATTTCAGGGTGTAA
- the rplD gene encoding 50S ribosomal protein L4, protein MELSVLNIQGADTGRKVVLSDAIFGIEPNDHAIYLDVKQFLANQRQGTHKTKERWEINRTTKKLKRQKGTGGARAGSMKSPLFRGGGRIFGPKPRDYGFKLNKKVKQLARKSALAHKAKLNEIVVVEDFNLQNPKTKDFVNILANLKLADKKAVFVLPEVNNNVVLSSRNIPNSKVVLASDLNTYSILDNQSLVLAENSVKVLENILSSK, encoded by the coding sequence ATGGAACTTAGTGTATTAAACATACAAGGTGCAGATACCGGAAGAAAAGTTGTACTAAGCGACGCTATTTTCGGTATAGAGCCAAACGATCACGCTATATACTTAGACGTGAAGCAGTTTTTGGCTAACCAACGCCAAGGAACACACAAAACCAAAGAGCGTTGGGAAATTAACCGCACTACCAAAAAGCTTAAAAGGCAAAAAGGTACAGGCGGAGCCCGTGCGGGTAGTATGAAATCTCCATTGTTTCGTGGTGGTGGACGTATTTTCGGTCCTAAACCTCGCGACTACGGTTTCAAACTAAACAAAAAAGTTAAACAATTGGCTCGTAAGTCAGCATTAGCTCACAAAGCTAAGTTGAATGAGATTGTAGTAGTTGAAGATTTCAACCTACAAAACCCAAAGACTAAAGACTTTGTAAACATTCTTGCAAATCTTAAGCTAGCCGATAAAAAAGCTGTTTTTGTTCTACCTGAGGTAAACAATAATGTAGTTCTTTCAAGCCGTAACATACCCAACTCAAAAGTGGTATTAGCTTCTGATTTGAACACATACAGCATATTGGACAACCAAAGCCTTGTGCTGGCTGAAAACTCAGTAAAAGTTTTGGAAAATATACTTAGCAGTAAATAA
- a CDS encoding 50S ribosomal protein L3 — MLGLIGKKVGMTSIFTEDGKNVACTVIEAGPCVVTQVKSKETDGYNAVQMAYGEKNEKHTTKAMQGHFKKAGTTPKAKLAEFKGIDKDLEHDMKPGEVLTVDIFHEGEFVDVIGTSKGKGFQGVVKRHGFSGVGMATHGQHNRLRAPGSLGASSFPSKVFKGMRMAGRTGGSRVLSINLVVVKVIKEHNLLVLKGTVPGAKGSYVIVER, encoded by the coding sequence ATGTTAGGACTAATAGGAAAAAAAGTAGGAATGACCAGCATTTTTACCGAAGATGGTAAGAATGTAGCCTGTACAGTAATTGAGGCTGGCCCTTGCGTAGTAACTCAGGTGAAAAGCAAAGAAACCGACGGTTACAACGCAGTACAAATGGCTTATGGCGAGAAAAACGAAAAGCACACTACCAAGGCTATGCAAGGCCACTTTAAAAAAGCAGGTACTACGCCAAAAGCAAAACTTGCTGAATTTAAAGGTATTGACAAAGACCTTGAGCATGATATGAAACCCGGTGAAGTACTTACTGTTGATATTTTTCACGAAGGTGAATTTGTTGACGTAATCGGTACCTCTAAAGGTAAAGGTTTCCAAGGTGTTGTTAAACGCCACGGATTTAGCGGGGTTGGTATGGCTACTCACGGTCAGCACAACAGGTTGCGTGCTCCCGGTTCATTGGGTGCATCATCGTTCCCTTCAAAAGTATTCAAGGGTATGCGCATGGCAGGCCGCACAGGTGGCAGCAGGGTATTGAGCATTAACCTTGTGGTAGTGAAAGTAATTAAAGAACATAACCTATTGGTACTTAAGGGTACAGTGCCCGGTGCCAAAGGTTCATACGTAATAGTAGAGAGATAA
- a CDS encoding 50S ribosomal protein L22: protein MEAVAKLNNCPVSPRKMRLLANQIRGMQVEKALNTLKFNQRRQYAIRLEKLLLSAINNWEKKNDRVVDSSLFIKTVFVDGGPMMKRISPAPQGRAYRIRKRSNHVTLIVDSKEDKN, encoded by the coding sequence ATGGAAGCAGTAGCAAAATTGAATAATTGCCCAGTATCACCCCGTAAAATGAGGTTGCTTGCCAACCAAATCAGGGGGATGCAGGTTGAGAAGGCGCTAAACACCTTGAAATTCAACCAAAGGCGCCAATATGCCATCAGGCTAGAAAAGTTGCTTTTATCTGCAATAAACAACTGGGAAAAGAAAAACGACCGCGTTGTAGATAGCAGCCTTTTCATCAAAACCGTTTTTGTTGACGGTGGTCCGATGATGAAACGCATAAGCCCAGCTCCTCAAGGAAGGGCATACAGGATTAGAAAGAGATCTAATCACGTAACATTAATTGTTGACTCTAAAGAAGATAAGAACTAA
- the rpsJ gene encoding 30S ribosomal protein S10, which yields MVSQKIRIKLKSYDYNLVDKSAEKIVKTVKSTGAVVSGPIPLPTEKKIFTVLRSPHVNKKAREQFQVCSYKRLLDIYSSTAKTVDALMKLELPSGVDVEIKV from the coding sequence ATGGTAAGCCAAAAGATAAGAATAAAGTTAAAATCATACGACTACAACCTGGTGGATAAGTCGGCTGAAAAAATCGTGAAGACGGTTAAGAGCACAGGCGCTGTAGTTAGCGGGCCAATACCCCTTCCTACCGAAAAGAAAATATTTACTGTGCTACGCTCTCCCCACGTAAACAAAAAAGCGCGCGAACAATTTCAAGTATGCTCTTACAAAAGATTGCTTGATATTTACAGCTCAACCGCAAAAACTGTAGATGCCCTGATGAAGTTAGAACTTCCCAGCGGTGTAGATGTGGAAATTAAAGTTTGA
- a CDS encoding YafY family transcriptional regulator has translation MNRIDRLVATLIHLQSKRIVKAEEIANRFEISVRTVYRDIRALEEAGVPIGAEPGVGYFIAEGYHLPPVIFSKQEAAALLTGEKLLEKLSDSSISQPYSAAMKKIRAVLRGNEKEYLEKLDSSIVVYKQLKHPEGFPNHFVADIQDALAHQRVLEVEYYSFHNNKTSIRKIEPHGLCFYSGHWHLIGWCRLRHDFRDFRTDRIKSMHTTDEFFEKEAFDGLQHHFEKFMKPKNIEKIVIRFTNNMLRFVGEQKYYFGFVDEKRGEDTTDMTFMCEVSAGVASWLLGFGNEVTPLYPDSLKELTKKMAAEVYAHYHSEINEPVLAG, from the coding sequence ATGAACCGCATTGACCGACTTGTAGCCACATTGATACATCTGCAAAGTAAGCGGATAGTGAAAGCCGAAGAGATTGCCAATCGCTTTGAGATAAGTGTGCGCACAGTGTACCGTGATATAAGAGCCTTAGAAGAGGCAGGCGTGCCTATTGGAGCTGAACCGGGTGTTGGATATTTTATCGCAGAAGGCTATCATCTGCCGCCTGTTATTTTTAGCAAACAAGAAGCTGCGGCTTTGCTTACGGGCGAAAAACTGCTTGAGAAATTATCTGACAGTTCGATATCACAGCCCTACAGTGCTGCAATGAAGAAAATACGTGCTGTGCTTCGCGGCAACGAGAAGGAATATCTTGAAAAACTGGATTCATCTATTGTAGTATACAAACAATTAAAACATCCCGAGGGTTTTCCCAATCATTTTGTAGCCGACATACAGGATGCACTTGCCCACCAGCGGGTGCTTGAGGTGGAGTATTACTCGTTTCACAACAACAAAACCTCTATACGGAAAATTGAACCACACGGCTTGTGTTTTTACAGCGGCCACTGGCACTTAATTGGCTGGTGCAGGCTTCGGCACGATTTCCGTGATTTCCGTACCGACCGCATTAAAAGTATGCATACCACTGACGAGTTTTTTGAGAAAGAAGCTTTTGATGGCCTGCAACACCATTTTGAAAAATTCATGAAGCCCAAAAACATTGAGAAGATTGTGATACGGTTTACCAACAATATGCTTCGTTTTGTGGGTGAGCAGAAATACTATTTTGGCTTTGTGGATGAGAAACGCGGAGAAGACACCACTGATATGACGTTTATGTGTGAGGTATCCGCAGGCGTTGCCAGCTGGTTGCTTGGCTTCGGGAACGAAGTTACCCCGTTGTATCCTGATTCATTAAAAGAACTCACCAAGAAAATGGCAGCAGAGGTGTATGCCCATTATCACTCAGAAATTAACGAACCCGTTTTAGCCGGTTAA
- the rplB gene encoding 50S ribosomal protein L2: MAVKRLSPVTPGTRFRVANAFSELTTGNNPEKSLIAPKKSSGGRNNQGKMTMRYMGGGHKQKYRIIDFKRDKQNIAAEVMTVEYDPNRTCFISLVQYADGEKRYIIAPKGIVVGQKVNAGRGVSPDTGNTLYIEEIPLGSTIHNIELRPGQGAKICRSAGSSAQLLARDGKYATIKLPSGETRMILVACMATIGSVSNPDHNQVVLGKAGRKRWLGRRPRNRGVSMNPVDHPMGGGEGRASGGHPRSRKGLLAKGYKTRHPKKASSKYILERRKK, translated from the coding sequence ATGGCAGTAAAGAGATTAAGCCCCGTAACCCCCGGTACCCGTTTTAGGGTAGCTAACGCTTTCAGCGAGCTTACTACAGGAAACAATCCTGAGAAAAGCCTGATTGCTCCCAAAAAATCATCGGGCGGTCGTAACAATCAAGGTAAGATGACCATGCGCTATATGGGTGGCGGTCACAAACAAAAGTATAGGATAATTGATTTTAAACGCGATAAACAAAACATTGCTGCTGAAGTAATGACGGTTGAGTATGATCCAAACCGTACTTGTTTTATCTCTCTAGTTCAATATGCCGATGGCGAAAAACGTTACATCATTGCCCCTAAAGGTATTGTTGTAGGCCAAAAAGTAAATGCTGGCCGTGGCGTATCACCTGATACCGGTAACACCCTATATATCGAAGAAATTCCTCTTGGTAGCACAATTCACAACATTGAGTTGCGCCCAGGCCAAGGAGCTAAAATATGCCGCAGCGCAGGCTCATCAGCCCAACTATTGGCACGTGATGGTAAATATGCTACTATCAAATTACCTTCAGGCGAAACCCGCATGATATTGGTAGCTTGTATGGCAACCATTGGTTCAGTATCAAACCCCGACCACAACCAAGTGGTATTAGGTAAAGCTGGTCGCAAACGTTGGTTAGGCCGTCGTCCTCGTAACCGAGGCGTATCTATGAACCCTGTTGATCACCCAATGGGTGGTGGTGAAGGTAGGGCTTCAGGTGGTCATCCACGTTCACGCAAAGGCTTGTTAGCTAAGGGTTATAAGACACGTCATCCCAAAAAGGCGTCAAGTAAATACATTTTAGAAAGAAGAAAGAAATAA
- a CDS encoding EamA family transporter, protein MAVNDSAKAWGAFACVAFFWGTTYLAIGVGIKSFPPMLFASLRHLIAGTLILTYFFIRKYPLPPKDQFKHIIIMSLLMLGIGNGLLVWAQQFVSSGLTAIISATFPFAVFFFSWALGQSKPNAKVITGILLGFVGQLFIFYEKLDLLKSEDFRWSLLAMFIAIVCWGYGAVYRKTATITLHSLQFSGWQMVTAGLFLLPFAFFSGEFSKLNVVSSDALWALAYLIIFGSIVAYGCFMYVLNKLPATTVSMYSHINTIVAVFLGWYFLNEQLTFKIAISTVLTLAGVYLVNNGINTTKKPQ, encoded by the coding sequence ATGGCAGTTAATGATAGTGCAAAAGCATGGGGTGCTTTTGCATGCGTAGCCTTCTTTTGGGGCACAACTTACTTGGCTATAGGGGTGGGCATAAAGAGCTTCCCCCCAATGTTGTTTGCCAGTTTAAGGCATTTGATAGCCGGAACATTAATCCTCACCTATTTCTTTATCCGTAAATACCCGCTACCTCCTAAAGACCAGTTTAAGCACATTATTATAATGTCGTTGCTTATGTTGGGTATTGGAAACGGATTATTGGTTTGGGCACAGCAATTTGTGAGCAGCGGACTCACTGCTATTATCAGCGCAACTTTTCCGTTTGCGGTTTTCTTTTTTAGCTGGGCTTTGGGACAAAGCAAACCGAATGCTAAGGTAATTACAGGTATACTGTTGGGCTTTGTAGGGCAGCTATTTATATTTTATGAAAAGCTTGATTTGCTGAAAAGCGAGGATTTTAGATGGAGCCTGCTGGCTATGTTTATTGCAATAGTGTGCTGGGGTTATGGAGCGGTTTACCGTAAAACAGCTACCATTACGCTCCACTCTTTACAGTTTTCAGGTTGGCAAATGGTTACTGCCGGATTGTTTTTGCTGCCGTTTGCCTTTTTTTCGGGTGAATTTTCAAAACTAAACGTTGTTAGCAGTGATGCACTTTGGGCACTTGCCTACCTTATTATATTTGGCTCAATAGTGGCATACGGCTGCTTTATGTATGTGCTGAATAAACTACCTGCAACAACAGTTTCAATGTACTCACACATCAATACCATTGTAGCTGTATTTTTAGGGTGGTACTTTCTTAATGAACAACTGACTTTTAAGATAGCCATATCTACCGTATTAACCCTTGCAGGGGTTTACTTAGTAAACAACGGTATCAATACAACAAAAAAGCCGCAATAA
- the mnmD gene encoding tRNA (5-methylaminomethyl-2-thiouridine)(34)-methyltransferase MnmD: MLEIITTADGSSSLYHPDLNETYHSRNGALAESMHVYIDAGFSYLLQRGEKAVNIFEMGFGTGLNAALTYKQWTHNKNVLVNYTTIEKYPVPIEIAVQLKYDGITDEPEISKAYAEMHQSAWGSWFNLATGFDVIKVEGDITQYHHKGHYNLVYFDAFAPSKQAEVWQTEILESLVAAMDRGGVLVTYCAKGQFKRTLKALGLQVEALPGPAGKKQITRAHK, from the coding sequence ATGCTTGAAATAATAACTACCGCCGATGGTTCGTCAAGTTTGTATCATCCTGATTTGAACGAAACCTATCATTCTCGTAACGGTGCATTGGCCGAGTCGATGCACGTGTACATTGATGCTGGTTTTTCCTATTTGTTACAACGGGGAGAAAAAGCTGTGAATATTTTTGAGATGGGTTTTGGTACTGGGTTAAATGCGGCACTTACTTATAAACAATGGACACACAATAAAAATGTGCTTGTTAATTATACCACTATCGAAAAGTACCCGGTGCCTATTGAGATTGCTGTGCAGTTGAAATACGACGGAATAACCGACGAACCGGAAATATCAAAAGCTTATGCCGAAATGCACCAATCGGCTTGGGGCAGTTGGTTTAATTTAGCAACAGGTTTTGATGTGATAAAAGTTGAGGGGGATATCACTCAATATCATCACAAGGGACATTATAACCTTGTTTATTTTGATGCTTTTGCGCCCTCAAAACAGGCTGAGGTTTGGCAAACAGAAATTCTTGAAAGCCTTGTGGCAGCAATGGATAGGGGAGGGGTGCTGGTTACCTATTGCGCAAAGGGACAGTTTAAAAGAACCCTTAAAGCGCTGGGGTTACAAGTAGAAGCATTACCCGGACCGGCAGGTAAAAAACAAATTACCCGGGCACACAAGTAA
- a CDS encoding 50S ribosomal protein L23, translated as MSSILKKPLITEKSQVATDKLKKYGFVVEKQATKDQIKAEIEKLYSVEVEAVNTMIYAGKAKAKYTKKGVFAGRTPAFKKAFVTLKEGQHIDFFENV; from the coding sequence ATGAGCAGTATATTAAAAAAGCCCCTGATTACAGAAAAAAGCCAGGTTGCTACCGATAAGCTTAAGAAATATGGTTTTGTAGTTGAAAAACAAGCTACTAAAGACCAAATCAAAGCTGAAATTGAAAAATTGTACAGTGTTGAGGTTGAAGCCGTAAACACTATGATATATGCAGGCAAAGCAAAAGCCAAATACACCAAAAAAGGTGTTTTTGCCGGGCGCACTCCTGCCTTTAAAAAAGCATTTGTTACACTTAAAGAGGGTCAACATATCGACTTCTTTGAAAACGTATAA
- a CDS encoding 30S ribosomal protein S12, with translation MPTIQQLVRKGRKTIEFKSKSPALDSCPQRRGVCTRVYTTTPKKPNSAMRKVARVRLSHGKEVNAYIPGEGHNLQEHSIVLVRGGRVKDLPGVRYHIVRGALDTAGVEGRNQRRSKYGTKKPKPGQAPAAKGKGKK, from the coding sequence ATGCCAACTATACAGCAGCTGGTAAGAAAAGGCAGAAAAACCATAGAGTTTAAGAGTAAATCTCCTGCCCTAGATTCTTGCCCCCAACGCAGGGGTGTTTGTACCCGTGTTTATACCACAACTCCTAAAAAACCAAACTCGGCAATGCGTAAAGTTGCCCGTGTAAGGTTATCACACGGTAAAGAGGTGAACGCGTACATACCCGGCGAAGGACACAATTTGCAAGAGCACTCGATAGTATTGGTACGTGGCGGTAGGGTAAAAGATCTTCCCGGTGTACGTTACCACATCGTGCGTGGCGCATTGGATACAGCCGGTGTTGAAGGCCGTAACCAACGTCGTAGTAAATACGGAACTAAGAAACCAAAACCCGGACAAGCTCCCGCAGCTAAAGGTAAAGGCAAAAAATAA
- a CDS encoding NAD(P)H-binding protein: protein MKTALVFGATGQTGALLTDYLLAHPDYGTVKIIVRASTGKEHPKLKELVNPLRDPELIQNEIRGDVLFCCLGTTIRKAGSQEAFKRVDYELPVSLAKIAKRNAIPCMVTISSVGAIANSSNFYIRTKGQMEEDIAALGIDKTVFVRPSLLLGKREETRFGELIGKWIMTLFNPLFVGKLKRYKAIPSATVAKAMIQLAGDDEKGLRFVENDELFVIGKL from the coding sequence ATGAAAACCGCCCTTGTTTTTGGCGCTACCGGACAAACCGGTGCCCTGCTCACGGATTACTTGCTGGCACATCCTGACTACGGGACTGTTAAGATAATTGTGCGGGCAAGTACAGGAAAGGAACACCCAAAGTTAAAAGAGTTGGTAAACCCTTTGCGTGACCCTGAGCTGATACAAAATGAAATACGCGGCGATGTGTTGTTTTGTTGCTTGGGCACTACCATTAGAAAGGCAGGTTCGCAAGAAGCTTTTAAACGAGTGGATTATGAATTACCCGTTTCACTGGCCAAAATTGCAAAGCGTAATGCCATCCCGTGCATGGTAACCATATCCTCTGTTGGAGCTATCGCAAACAGCAGTAACTTTTATATACGCACCAAAGGGCAAATGGAAGAAGACATTGCGGCTTTAGGCATTGATAAAACTGTTTTTGTGAGACCATCATTATTGTTGGGCAAAAGGGAAGAAACAAGGTTTGGCGAGTTGATAGGCAAATGGATAATGACACTATTTAACCCGCTGTTTGTAGGAAAACTAAAACGGTATAAGGCAATACCCTCGGCCACGGTTGCAAAAGCTATGATACAACTTGCAGGGGATGATGAAAAAGGGCTTAGATTTGTGGAGAACGATGAGTTGTTTGTTATTGGTAAACTATGA